In a genomic window of Akkermansiaceae bacterium:
- a CDS encoding trypsin-like peptidase domain-containing protein yields MNDGFRRFLVLLAVFCMAFLAVFVIRKLQNGDSWKDILTGRSSSNGFESETYTLRDKPSVNLKDVEILAAINSESAALVRAVVPSVVSIDTSGIRQERFRDFWGRTWVQPRAVQGQGSGVIVTKEGHVLTNHHVIQGNPRIRLTLHDGTVHSAKVIGADSTVDIAVLKIDDKGPFQPLKFGDSSKVEVGNTVFAIGSPFGLGTSVTDGKISAKKRPFSDSQVDLLQTSAPINPGNSGGPLVNIRGEIVGINSRIYSTDKKNPGFQGIGFAVPSNAALKTMQDILARGRPVRGFLGMAMQDLDPYARSKFNYQERDGVRIVGLVPDSPAIKAGLRKDDIIIRYKGEKVNSMRRLIALIQQSKVGSDVTLEIWREGAKHTLTAKIGEADDFNKEILSAEENGIDPRLDARTVLSTIGIYVRDATPTELTAGVQGIIISRVSAESKLKGQLMIGDHILAINGRRVQSSSDFLSRLAASASVQDTELLIKRGDLTFRITISRVRTR; encoded by the coding sequence ATGAATGACGGATTCCGACGCTTTCTTGTCTTGCTGGCCGTTTTTTGCATGGCCTTCCTCGCCGTCTTTGTCATCCGCAAACTGCAGAACGGCGACAGCTGGAAAGACATCCTGACAGGGCGTAGTTCCAGCAACGGTTTTGAGAGCGAGACCTACACACTCAGGGACAAACCGTCCGTCAACCTCAAGGACGTCGAAATCCTTGCCGCCATCAACAGCGAAAGCGCGGCACTCGTCCGCGCCGTGGTCCCCTCCGTCGTCAGCATCGATACCTCCGGTATCCGACAAGAACGGTTCCGCGACTTCTGGGGGCGCACCTGGGTGCAGCCCCGCGCCGTCCAGGGCCAGGGCTCCGGCGTCATCGTCACCAAAGAGGGCCACGTCCTGACCAACCACCACGTCATCCAGGGAAACCCGCGCATTCGCCTCACCCTGCATGATGGCACCGTCCACTCCGCCAAGGTCATCGGCGCCGACTCGACCGTTGATATCGCCGTGCTTAAAATCGATGACAAAGGCCCGTTCCAACCCCTCAAGTTCGGAGACTCGTCCAAGGTCGAGGTCGGCAACACGGTGTTTGCCATCGGTAGCCCCTTCGGACTCGGCACCTCGGTCACCGATGGCAAAATCTCGGCGAAAAAGCGACCGTTTTCAGATAGCCAGGTGGATCTTCTCCAGACCTCCGCGCCGATCAACCCGGGTAACTCCGGCGGGCCGCTGGTCAACATCCGCGGGGAAATCGTGGGCATCAACTCCCGTATTTACTCCACCGACAAAAAGAACCCCGGCTTCCAGGGGATCGGTTTTGCCGTGCCCTCCAATGCCGCCCTGAAAACCATGCAGGACATCCTCGCCCGCGGTCGTCCGGTCCGCGGTTTCCTGGGCATGGCCATGCAGGACCTCGATCCCTACGCCCGCAGTAAATTCAATTACCAGGAACGCGACGGGGTCCGCATCGTAGGCCTCGTCCCCGATTCCCCCGCCATCAAGGCCGGTCTGCGCAAGGACGATATCATCATCCGTTACAAGGGCGAAAAGGTCAACAGCATGCGCCGCCTGATCGCCCTGATCCAGCAGAGCAAGGTCGGCTCGGACGTCACCCTGGAAATCTGGCGCGAGGGGGCCAAACACACCCTGACCGCGAAAATCGGCGAGGCCGATGACTTCAACAAGGAAATCCTCAGCGCCGAGGAAAACGGCATCGACCCCCGCCTCGACGCCCGCACCGTGCTGTCCACCATCGGTATCTATGTCCGCGACGCCACCCCCACGGAACTCACCGCCGGCGTGCAGGGGATCATCATTTCCAGGGTCAGTGCCGAGAGCAAACTGAAGGGGCAGCTGATGATCGGCGATCACATCCTCGCCATCAACGGCAGGCGGGTGCAAAGCAGCAGCGATTTTCTGTCCAGACTCGCCGCCTCCGCCTCGGTGCAGGACACCGAGCTGCTCATCAAGCGCGGCGACCTGACATTCCGCATCACCATCTCCCGCGTGAGGACCCGGTGA
- a CDS encoding uracil-DNA glycosylase: protein MSTAAEPLIQYLRQLESQGQTHVSIDDESRKILRAFYIRARAGTPAKQARAPKGSKPAVARPTDEPTSTRAQVPALVVTGNTPAEKIDSLKRQVTRWAPVLAQKDLRKTMVFSVGNPSADVMLVGEAPGYDEERLGEPFVGKAGQKLDGILKAMGIDRRSVYISNIVKFRPAMPNQTTNNRKPTKEEMDACLPFIHEEVKVVAPKVIIALGGTAAQALLNCDQPVGSMRGCFHDYAGIPLRVTYHPSYILHNEATSEKRKLWEDMLAVMDLLRMPISEKQRGYFLTN, encoded by the coding sequence ATGTCCACTGCAGCCGAGCCACTGATCCAATACCTTCGTCAACTGGAGTCACAGGGGCAGACGCATGTCAGTATTGATGATGAGTCACGTAAAATCCTGCGTGCGTTCTACATCCGGGCGCGCGCTGGCACCCCTGCAAAACAAGCCCGCGCACCCAAGGGCTCCAAGCCTGCCGTCGCGCGACCCACTGACGAGCCGACGTCGACCCGAGCGCAAGTCCCGGCGCTGGTGGTCACAGGAAACACACCGGCTGAAAAAATTGACTCGCTCAAGCGACAGGTCACCAGGTGGGCACCCGTGCTGGCCCAAAAAGACCTGCGCAAAACGATGGTGTTCTCCGTCGGCAACCCGTCGGCGGATGTCATGCTTGTCGGCGAGGCACCCGGTTACGATGAAGAGCGCTTGGGCGAACCCTTTGTCGGCAAAGCCGGTCAAAAACTCGACGGTATCCTCAAGGCCATGGGTATCGACCGCAGGAGTGTCTATATTTCCAACATTGTCAAATTCCGTCCGGCGATGCCCAACCAGACAACAAATAACCGCAAGCCGACCAAGGAGGAAATGGATGCCTGTTTGCCATTTATTCATGAGGAGGTCAAGGTGGTGGCACCCAAGGTGATCATCGCGCTTGGCGGCACCGCAGCGCAGGCGTTGTTGAATTGTGATCAACCGGTTGGCAGCATGCGCGGATGTTTTCACGATTACGCCGGGATTCCGCTCCGGGTCACTTACCATCCCTCCTACATCCTGCATAATGAGGCGACCTCAGAGAAACGCAAGCTCTGGGAAGACATGCTGGCTGTGATGGATCTACTGCGGATGCCAATCAGTGAGAAACAACGTGGTTATTTTCTAACAAATTAA
- a CDS encoding asparaginase, whose protein sequence is MQLLVITVGGTIDKVYFDATSEYEVGEPTVPHIYQSAGVSLEYEMVSLMRKDSLEMDDADRARVREACERATQNNILITHGTDTMTVTAEALAGIEGKTIVLTGAMAPSRFRETDAVFNIGCATGAVQAMPPGVYIAMNGRIFPAGKVRKNRDARCFESTD, encoded by the coding sequence ATGCAGCTACTCGTTATCACGGTGGGCGGGACGATCGACAAGGTCTACTTCGATGCCACCTCGGAATACGAAGTCGGGGAGCCCACGGTCCCCCATATCTATCAAAGTGCCGGTGTGAGCCTGGAGTATGAGATGGTGTCCCTGATGAGAAAGGACAGCCTGGAAATGGATGATGCCGACCGCGCGCGCGTGCGCGAGGCCTGTGAACGGGCAACACAAAACAACATCCTCATCACCCACGGCACCGATACCATGACGGTCACCGCCGAGGCACTGGCAGGCATCGAAGGAAAAACCATTGTGCTTACCGGTGCCATGGCTCCGTCAAGATTCCGCGAAACCGACGCCGTATTCAACATCGGCTGTGCCACCGGTGCCGTCCAGGCCATGCCGCCCGGCGTCTATATCGCCATGAACGGCCGGATTTTCCCCGCTGGGAAGGTGAGGAAAAACCGCGATGCCCGCTGTTTCGAATCAACCGATTAG